In the Mus pahari chromosome 19, PAHARI_EIJ_v1.1, whole genome shotgun sequence genome, one interval contains:
- the Pinlyp gene encoding phospholipase A2 inhibitor and Ly6/PLAUR domain-containing protein — MILFRRHRTFLLAFTLLCTLLGLGCPLSCEVCKGSGHTCSGKMKTCEDGKDTCVVLVSESSTKGRKSVNTFKACMKFKDCYSGFVSTTMSPNDYMVSNAHCCQSDGCNSGSVPPPLNNRTENGLMCPSCIAPFQETCPGTQAARCVGRETHCIYFAGNVQAGIIHTKFATRGCATESACHTKAGAEVPSAFYLYFLRRADCLPAPYPPGRGE, encoded by the exons ATGATTCTGTTTAGAAGACACAGGACCTTCCTGCTGGCCTTCACACTGCTCTGTACCCTCCTGGGTCTCG GGTGTCCTCTAAGTTGTGAGGTATGCAAAGGCTCGGGGCACACATGCAGCGGGAAGATGAAGACCTGTGAAGACGGCAAAGACACATGCGTGGTCCTAGTGAGCGAGTCCAGCACAA AGGGCCGAAAGTCAGTGAACACCTTCAAGGCCTGCATGAAGTTCAAAGACTGCTACTCAGGCTTCGTATCGACCACCATGAGTCCCAATGACTACATGGTGTCCAACGCCCACTGCTGTCAAAGCGATGGTTGCAACAGTGGCTCTGTGCCCC CTCCCCTGAACAATCGGACCGAGAACGGCCTGATGTGCCCCTCCTGCATTGCGCCCTTCCAGGAGACCTGTCCAGGAACCCAGGCAGCTCGCTGCGTGGGCCGGGAAACACACTGCATCTATTTTGCCGGCAACGTGCAGGCTG GTATTATCCACACGAAATTTGCCACGAGAGGCTGTGCTACAGAGAGCGCCTGCCACACCAAGGCAGGGGCTGAGGTCCCTTCAGCCTTCTATCTCTACTTCCTGCGCAGGGCAGACTGCCTTCCAGCCCCTTACCCTCCTGGCAGGGGAGAGTGA
- the Irgq gene encoding immunity-related GTPase family Q protein, which produces MPLPQGDVTALFLGPPGSGKSALIAALCGKNVDTVEIPDGRQDSGVPSLRAAAPGLFLGELSCPPAAPGPWAAEANLLVLVLPGSEGSEEPLTPALGEAARAALARGTPLLAVRNLRPGDSQNAVQARDETAALLDSAGLGAAPLFVLPADCGSSDRCEELERLQVVLRTRAEALQRLLPPAQDGFEVLGAAELEAVREAFETGGLEAALSWVRAGLERLGSARLDLAVAGTTNVGLVLDMLLGLDPGDPGAAPASAPSEPTPYPAPERPNVVLWTVPLGPTATSPAVTPHPTHYDALILVTPGAPTEENWAQVRSLVSPDAPLVGVRTDGQGEDPPEVLEEEKAQNASDGNSGDARSEGKKAGIGDLGCTATRSPEDELWEVLEEAPPPVFPMRPGGLPGLGTWLHHALPTAQAGALLLALPPASPQAARRKATALRAGAWRPALLASLAAAAAPVPGLGWACDVALLRGQLAEWRRALGLEPAAVARRERALGLAPGVLATRTRFPGPVTRAEVEARLGSWAGEGTAGGAALGALSFLWPAGGAAATGGLGYRAAHGVLLQALDEMLADAEAVLGPPEPNQ; this is translated from the exons ATGCCTCTGCCGCAGGGTGACGTGACTGCCTTATTCCTGGGGCCTCCCGGCTCGGGAAAGTCTGCCCTGATCGCCGCGTTATGCGGTAAGAATGTGGACACGGTAGAGATTCCCGATGGACGGCAGGACTCTGGAGTCCCCAGCCTGAGAGCTGCCGCTCCGGGCCTCTTCCTGGGTGAGCTGAGTTGCCCACCCGCAGCTCCCGGACCCTGGGCGGCGGAGGCCAACTTGCTGGTATTGGTGCTACCAGGATCTGAGGGGAGCGAGGAGCCCTTGACCCCAGCTCTCGGAGAGGCAGCGCGAGCCGCCCTGGCCAGAGGAACCCCGCTGCTAGCTGTACGGAATCTGCGCCCTGGAGATTCCCAGAATGCAGTTCAGGCCCGGGATGAGACTGCAGCCTTGTTGGACAGTGCTGGGTTAGGAGCTGCGCCTCTCTTTGTGCTGCCGGCGGATTGCGGCAGCAGTGACCGCTGCGAGGAGCTAGAGCGCCTGCAGGTGGTGCTGCGGACCCGGGCGGAGGCGCTGCAGAG gctcctgcctcctgcccaggATGGCTTCGAGGTGTTGGGCGCCGCGGAGCTGGAAGCTGTTCGTGAGGCCTTCGAGACCGGTGGCCTGGAGGCGGCGCTGTCGTGGGTGCGCGCTGGGCTGGAGCGCCTGGGCAGCGCACGACTGGACTTGGCGGTGGCCGGCACCACCAATGTAGGCCTTGTGCTAGATATGCTGCTGGGGTTGGATCCTGGAGACCCAGGTGCTGCACCTGCCTCAGCACCCTCTGAGCCCACCCCTTATCCTGCTCCAGAGCGCCCCAACGTAGTGCTCTGGACCGTTCCCCTGGGCCCCACGGCCACATCCCCTGCCGTCACCCCTCACCCAACCCACTACGATGCCCTGATCCTCGTAACCCCCGGGGCTCCCACGGAGGAGAACTGGGCCCAGGTCCGCTCATTGGTGTCCCCAGATGCTCCACTCGTCGGAGTGCGCACGGACGGCCAGGGCGAAGATCCACCCGAGgttctggaagaagaaaaggccCAGAATGCAAGCGATGGGAACTCAGGGGATGCACGCAGCGAAGGAAAGAAAGCTGGCATTGGGGACTTGGGGTGCACTGCCACTCGGAGCCCGGAGGATGAGCTGTGGGAGGTGCTGGAGGAAGCGCCTCCGCCGGTGTTCCCGATGCGGCCCGGCGGTCTCCCGGGCCTCGGAACCTGGCTCCATCACGCACTGCCCACAGCTCAAGCCGGAGCGCTGCTGCTGGCGCTGCCACCCGCAAGTCCCCAGGCGGCGCGGAGGAAGGCGACAGCGCTACGGGCAGGGGCTTGGAGGCCAGCTCTGCTGGCTAGCCTGGCGGCGGCCGCCGCTCCAGtaccagggctgggctgggcttgcGATGTGGCTCTTCTCCGGGGACAGCTGGCCGAGTGGAGGCGCGCGCTAGGCCTCGAACCCGCGGCGGTAGCACGACGTGAGCGCGCCTTGGGCCTGGCTCCCGGAGTACTGGCAACGCGCACGCGCTTCCCCGGCCCGGTGACGCGAGCGGAGGTAGAAGctaggctggggtcctgggcAGGTGAGGGCACGGCGGGAGGTGCGGCGTTGGGCGCGCTCTCCTTCCTATGGCCGGCGGGTGGTGCTGCGGCAACAGGTGGGCTGGGTTACCGCGCTGCGCACGGCGTACTCCTGCAAGCCCTAGATGAGATGCTAGCTGATGCTGAGGCGGTGCTGGGACCCCCAGAGCCCAACCAATGA